A window of the Brassica oleracea var. oleracea cultivar TO1000 chromosome C1, BOL, whole genome shotgun sequence genome harbors these coding sequences:
- the LOC106294333 gene encoding uncharacterized protein LOC106294333: protein MKTFFVLLLLLLCVLSINADQQEENQPISHKLLHKVQLWRTSLKESSAQELKLSSAIIVAGVLCFMSALISSAGGIGGGGLFIPIMTIVAGFDLKTASSFSAFMVTGGSIANVISNLFGGKALLDYDLALLLEPCMLLGVSIGVICNRVLPEWLITVLFAVFLAWSSLKTCRNGVKYWKIESDTARGKGHERPEKGQGETEEDDTKSLKAPLLEPKEKRNKTPWTKLGVLIVVWASFFVIYLLRGNKDGKGIITIKPCGVEYWILLSLQIPLALVFTKLALSRTESLQERSSNNQKDQEGTRLDQSTRFMFPVMSFLAGLLGGIFGIGGGMLISPLLLQAGIPPQITAATTSFMVFFSATMSAVQYLLLGMQNTEAAYLFSLICFFASLLGLVLVQKAVAQFGRASIIVFSVGTVMSLSTVLMTSFGTLDVWTDYVAGKDMGFKLPC from the exons ATGAAGACCTTTTTCGTTTTACTTCTTCTTCTCCTTTGTGTTTTATCGATCAACGCTGATCAACAAGAAGAGAACCAACCAATATCTCATAAGCTTCTCCACAAAGTCCAACTATGGAGAACTTCTTTGAAAGAATCAAGCGCTCAAGAACTAAAGCTATCTTCAGCGATCATTGTGGCTGGAGTCTTATGTTTCATGTCTGCCTTGATCTCGAGCGCAGGTGGGATCGGAGGTGGAGGTTTATTCATTCCAATCATGACTATAGTCGCAGGGTTTGATTTGAAAACAGCTTCAAGCTTCTCTGCTTTCATGGTCACCGGTGGTTCTATTGCCAACGTGATCAGCAATCTCTTCGGTGGTAAAGCATTGCTTGACTACGATTTAGCCTTGCTTCTTGAGCCTTGTATGCTTCTTGGTGTGAGTATTGGTGTTATCTGCAACAGAGTTTTGCCTGAGTGGCTCATCACTGTTCTTTTCGCGGTGTTCCTCGCTTGGTCTAGCTTGAAGACTTGTAGAAACGGAGTCAAGTATTGGAAAATCGAGTCTGATACTGCGAGAGGGAAAGGGCATGAGAGGCCAGAGAAAGGACAAGGCGAAACAGAGGAGGATGATACTAAGAGTCTTAAAGCACCTCTCCTTGAACCTAAAGAGAAGAGAAACAAGACTCCATGGACGAAACTTGGTGTCTTGATCGTTGTTTGGGCGTCTTTCTTTGTCATTTATCTTCTTCGTGGTAACAAAGATGGAAAG GGAATCATAACGATAAAGCCTTGTGGTGTTGAGTATTGGATTCTGCTTTCACTTCAGATACCTCTTGCTTTGGTGTTCACAAAGCTTGCTCTTTCGAGAACCGAAAGTCTACAAGAAAGATCCTCTAACAATCAG AAAGATCAAGAAGGTACAAGACTAGACCAGTCCACACGGTTTATGTTCCCGGTAATGTCATTTTTAGCCGGTTTATTGGGTGGTATATTCGGTATTGGTGGTGGAATGCTTATAAGCCCTCTTCTTCTTCAAGCTGGGATACCACCACAG ATAACAGCAGCAACAACATCATTCATGGTATTCTTCTCAGCAACAATGTCAGCAGTTCAATACCTGCTACTTGGAATGCAAAACACTGAAGCAGCTTACTTGTTCTCCTTGATTTGCTTCTTTGCTTCGCTTCTCGGTCTTGTTTTGGTTCAAAAGGCAGTAGCTCAGTTTGGAAGAGCTTCCATCATTGTGTTCTCTGTAGGGACAGTGATGTCTCTGAGCACAGTCCTTATGACTAGCTTTGGAACTCTTGATGTATGGACTGATTATGTGGCAGGCAAGGACATGGGGTTCAAGCTGCCATGTTAA
- the LOC106313966 gene encoding oxygen-evolving enhancer protein 3-1, chloroplastic, translated as MASMGVGLRVTSPAVLEGSVKINDSSRLNVTGRVTVPQRSGLVVRAQQSEAAPETTRRSVIGLVAAGLAGGSFVQAVLADAVPIKIGPPPPPSGGLPGTDNSDQARDLRLALKERFYLQPLPPTEAVARAKESAKEIVNVKSLIDKKAWPYVQNDLRLRASYLRYDLNTIISAKSKDEKKSLKELTGKLFDTINNLDYAAKKKSTPDAEKYYSETVSTLNDVLAKLG; from the exons ATGGCTTCGATGGGTGTTGGCTTACGTGTCACATCTCCTGCCGTTCTCGAAGGAAGCGTGAAGATCAACGACTCTAGCCGTCTCAACGTAACCGGAAGAGTGACGGTGCCTCAAAGATCAGGACTTGTCGTCAGAGCTCAGCAGAGCGAGGCGGCGCCAGAGACTACTCGAAGGTCTGTGATCGGGCTCGTGGCTGCTGGTTTAGCCGGTGGCTCGTTTGTTCAGGCTGTCCTTGCCGATGCTGTTCCGATCAAGATCGGCCCTCCTCCACCTCCCTCCGGTGGTCTTC CTGGGACGGATAACTCAGACCAAGCAAGAGATCTGAGACTTGCGTTGAAGGAAAGGTTTTATTTACAGCCATTGCCACCAACGGAAGCTGTGGCTAGAGCCAAAGAATCTGCGAAGGAGATTGTGAATGTGAAGTCACTGATCGACAAGAAAGCTTGGCCATATGTTCAGAACGATCTCCGTCTCAGGGCTTCTTATCTTCGTTATGACCTTAACACAATCATCTCCGCCAAATCCAAGGATGAGAAGAAGTCACTTAAGGAACTCACCGGGAAGCTCTTCGATACCATCAACAAC TTGGATTATGCGGCGAAGAAGAAGAGTACTCCGGATGCTGAGAAGTACTATTCAGAAACTGTATCTACTTTGAACGATGTTCTTGCCAAGCTTGGTTAA
- the LOC106309562 gene encoding pentatricopeptide repeat-containing protein At4g21300, producing MSISSVAKRFSPPIVSLSIRHSSQLLGESLPRRLTLLLRSCSDPTLLRQGKQVHAFLIASRISGESYIDERILGMYAMCGSFSDCGKMFHRLDLPRGSTRPWNSIITSFVRVGLMNQALSFYFKMVMFGVSPDVSTFPCLVKACVALKNLRGVEFLKDTVSRRGMECNEFVASSLIKAYLEYGKIDAASELFGKVGKRDCVIWNVMLNGYAKGGDLDSVVKWFSAMRMDEISPNVVTFDCVLSVCASKSLIDLGVQLHGLAFVSGFEFEGSIKNSLLSMYSKCGRFGDACKLFRMMSRADTVTWNCMISGYVQSGLMEESLVCFCEMVSSGVLPDAITFSSLLPSVSRFESLEHCRQIHCYIVRRSVPLDVFLTSALIDAYFKCRGVSTARKIFRQCNSVDVVVVTAMISGYLHNGLVTDALEMFRRLVDVDISPNEITLVSILPVIGGLLALKLGRELHGFIIKNGFDKRCNVGSAVIDMYAKCGRMDLAHEIFRRLSKKDIVSWNSMITRCAQSDDPSAAIDVFRQMGVSGIGFDCVSISSVLSACASVSSQSFGKAIHCFMIKRCSLASDVYSESTLIGMYAKCGNLESAMNVFERMEEKNIVSWNTIIAAYGNHGRLKDSLRLFREMVEDNGVRPDQITFLEIISSSCHAGDVDQGVRFFRSMTDDYGIQPQQEHYACLVDLFGRAGRLKEAYETVKGMPFAPDGGVWGTLLGACRLHKNVELAKVASRRLMDLDPGNSGYYVLISNAHADAGEWGGVTKARSIMKERGVEKVPGTSWIEINKTNHLFVSGDENHRDYSHMHSLLNLLLEELKLEGYVSQPYLPMHPHSSRKLNPAEKGMADANNV from the coding sequence ATGAGTATCTCCTCCGTCGCTAAGCGGTTCTCGCCACCGATCGTTTCCCTTTCAATCCGACATTCGTCTCAATTACTCGGAGAATCTCTCCCTCGTCGCCTCACATTGCTTCTACGATCATGCTCCGACCCAACCCTCCTTCGTCAAGGCAAGCAAGTCCACGCCTTTCTAATCGCTAGCAGAATCTCCGGCGAAAGCTACATCGACGAGAGGATCTTAGGGATGTACGCAATGTGTGGAAGCTTTTCGGATTGCGGCAAAATGTTTCACAGACTTGATTTGCCACGTGGCAGCACCAGGCCCTGGAACTCGATCATCACCAGCTTCGTTCGAGTCGGTTTAATGAATCAAGCTTTGTCTTTTTACTTCAAGATGGTGATGTTTGGAGTTAGTCCCGATGTATCCACTTTCCCTTGTTTGGTCAAAGCTTGTGTTGCTCTGAAGAATCTCAGAGGGGTTGAGTTTCTCAAAGATACGGTTTCTCGTCGTGGGATGGAGTGTAACGAGTTTGTGGCGAGTTCGTTGATCAAAGCTTACCTCGAGTACGGAAAGATCGATGCCGCGAGTGAGTTGTTTGGTAAAGTAGGGAAGAGAGATTGTGTTATATGGAATGTGATGCTTAACGGGTATGCAAAGGGTGGAGATTTAGATAGTGTTGTTAAATGGTTTAGTGCGATGAGGATGGATGAGATTAGTCCCAATGTTGTTACTTTCGATTGTGTTTTATCGGTGTGTGCCTCTAAGTCGTTGATTGATCTCGGAGTTCAGCTTCATGGTCTAGCGTTTGTTTCCGGTTTTGAATTCGAAGGCTCCATCAAAAACTCGCTTCTATCTATGTATTCAAAATGTGGGAGGTTTGGTGATGCGTGTAAGTTGTTTCGGATGATGTCTCGTGCTGATACGGTGACATGGAACTGCATGATATCTGGATATGTTCAGAGTGGGCTAATGGAAGAAAGCTTAGTTTGTTTCTGTGAGATGGTATCTTCAGGTGTCTTACCTGATGCCATCACGTTTTCTAGTTTGCTTCCATCAGTCTCTAGGTTTGAGAGCCTTGAGCATTGTAGGCAAATTCATTGTTATATCGTGAGACGTAGCGTACCGTTAGATGTCTTTTTAACGAGTGCTCTTATTGATGCCTATTTTAAGTGTAGAGGTGTTTCGACGGCGCGAAAGATTTTCAGACAGTGTAACTCAGTCGATGTTGTTGTCGTCACGGCGATGATCTCTGGGTATTTGCATAACGGCTTGGTTACCGATGCATTAGAGATGTTTAGGCGGCTGGTTGATGTAGATATAAGTCCAAATGAGATAACTCTGGTGTCTATTCTACCGGTTATTGGCGGTTTGTTAGCATTGAAACTCGGGAGGGAGCTTCATGGGTTCATCATCAAGAACGGTTTCGACAAGAGGTGCAATGTTGGATCTGCTGTTATCGACATGTATGCTAAGTGTGGAAGAATGGATCTTGCTCATGAGATTTTTAGGAGACTCTCCAAGAAGGATATTGTTTCGTGGAACTCGATGATCACACGCTGCGCTCAGAGCGATGATCCGAGTGCGGCTATTGATGTTTTCCGTCAGATGGGAGTTTCGGGGATAGGTTTTGATTGTGTTAGTATCTCAAGTGTCCTCTCTGCTTGTGCTAGCGTATCTTCACAAAGCTTTGGGAAAGCTATTCACTGTTTCATGATAAAGCGTTGTTCACTTGCTTCTGATGTGTATAGCGAGAGTACGTTGATAGGTATGTATGCTAAATGCGGAAACCTTGAATCCGCAATGAACGTGTTCGAGAGGATGGAAGAGAAGAACATCGTTTCGTGGAACACCATCATCGCTGCGTATGGAAACCACGGGAGGTTAAAAGATTCTCTCCGTCTGTTTCGTGAAATGGTTGAAGACAACGGAGTACGTCCTGATCAAATCACGTTTCTTGAGATAATATCTTCTTCTTGTCACGCTGGTGATGTGGACCAAGGAGTTCGTTTCTTCAGATCCATGACTGATGATTACGGAATCCAACCGCAGCAGGAGCATTACGCTTGCCTTGTTGATCTGTTTGGACGAGCTGGTCGGTTGAAAGAAGCTTATGAAACCGTTAAGGGAATGCCGTTTGCTCCAGATGGAGGAGTCTGGGGAACGTTACTTGGAGCCTGTCGGCTTCACAAGAATGTTGAGCTTGCTAAAGTTGCTTCGAGGAGGTTAATGGATTTGGATCCGGGGAACTCTGGTTATTATGTTTTGATTTCAAACGCACATGCTGATGCTGGAGAATGGGGAGGTGTGACTAAAGCAAGAAGTATAATGAAAGAGAGAGGAGTTGAGAAAGTCCCCGGTACTAGTTGGATCGAAATCAACAAAACAAACCATTTGTTTGTCTCCGGCGATGAAAATCATCGTGACTATTCACATATGCATTCTTTACTAAATTTACTTCTCGAAGAGCTGAAGCTAGAAGGCTATGTTTCACAGCCTTACCTTCCAATGCATCCACATTCATCGAGAAAACTAAATCCAGCAGAGAAAGGAATGGCAGATGCAAACAACGTATAG